Below is a genomic region from Sediminitomix flava.
TCAAGGTTTGGGATATCTTTCTTTTTAGAGAAAGAGGTAAATGTATTTCTGTTAGTAGTAGGAGACTTTGATTCAGTTTTACTAAATGATCCAAATCGACCTGAAGTAGCTTGTCCTTCACTGAAAGATGAAGGTCTTCTGACAGGTTTTTGAACATTTAAGAATTTAGAATCTACTTCACTCAAGAATCGGCTAGGCTCACACATAATCAATTTACCAAAACGGTATCTTTGAAGGGCGTATGAAAGTGTAAGCTTTGACATCGCTCTTGTGATTGCTACGTAGAAAAGTCTTCTTTCTTCCTCTAAGTCGGCTCTACTTTCAAGCATCATTTGAGAAGGGAAAAGATTCTCTTCCATACCAGCAATATAGACATGCTTGTACTCTAGACCTTTAGACATATGTATGGTCATAAGGGTCACAGCATCGCTGTCTTCTTTACTCTGATCTTGTGAAGTGATCAGAGAAACTTCCTGAAGAAATGTTTCTAAACTTTTATCTTCTTTTTCAGGATCATCTACAAAAGCTTTGACAGCATTTAGTAACTCTTGAAGGTTTTCATAACGTACACGACCCTCAACTGTTTTATCATCATATAATTCACGGAGTAATCCAGACCCTTTCGCTACAGATGTTGCTGCAGTAAATGCATCTTTGTTTTTGACATCTAACATGAAAGCTTGAACCATGTTCGCAAAGTTTTCAAGCTGAGTTGTTAGTCTACCTGTGAAGTATCTTCTAGCATTTAGAATGATTTGCCAAGGTGTTGTATTCTCCTGTGAGGCTTTCACTAATATTTTATCAACTGAAGTAGGACCAATTGCTCTTTTCGGGTAATTAATAATCCTTTTTAGTGCTTCCGTATCGGCAGGGTTAATGACAAACCTTAAATAGGCTACCATATCTTTGATTTCCTTTCTTTGGTAGAAAGATAAACCTCCAATGATACGGTAAGGAATATTCATTTTCCTTAAAGATTCTTCAATAGATCTGGACTGAGAGTTTGTACGGTAAAGAATAGCAAAATCTTCACAATTGAGGTTGTTATTCATTCTTTCCTCAAAAATGGAAGTTGCGATCAATTTAGCCTCTTCAGAGTCAGATGTAGCCCTAATTACATCAATCAGTCTACCATCGTCATTGCTAGTCCAAACGTTCTTTTTAAGCTGGGCTTGGTTGTGTTTGATAACTGAGTTAGCAGCTTCAACAATATTTTGAGATGAACGGTAATTCTGCTCAAGTTTGATGACCTTAAGATCGGGGTAGTCTTTCTCAAAGTTCAAGATGTTTTGGATGTTTGCTCCCCTAAAGGCATAGATACTTTGTGCGTCGTCACCTACTACACAAATATTTTGACGTACCGCTGCAAGCTTCTTTGTGATTGAATATTGAGAGACGTTGGTATCTTGAAACTCATCAATCATCACGTATTGAAACTTTTGCTGATACTTATTTAAAACATCAGGGAATTTATGGAGAAGGACATTTGTGTTGTATAACAAATCGTCGAAATCCATCGCATTTGCTTTAAAACATCTCAAAGCATACTCTTTGAAAATATCAGCAATTTTTGGTCTTCCACTCGCTTCATCCTCTAATTTATATTCTGAGTTATTTGCATAACCTCTCCACGAAATTAGATTGTTTTTAGCATTTGAAATACGAGCTAAAACACCATTTGGTTTATAGATTTTATCGTCGAGTTTATACTCTTTAATAATAGATTTAATTACGGACTTTGAGTCATCAGAATCATAGATCGTAAAATTACTCTGATAACCTAGCTTGTCTGCTTCATATCTTAAAATACGAGCAAAAATAGAGTGGAAAGTTCCCATCCATAGGTTTCTTGCCTCAGTACCAACCACACTTTCAATCCTCTCTCGCATTTCGCGAGCAGCTTTATTGGTAAAAGTCAATGCTAAGATGTTAAAAGGTTCAACCCCTTTTTCCATCAAATAAGCAATTTTATAAGTAAGAACCCTTGTTTTACCAGATCCAGCACCAGCAATAATCATCATTGGACCTTCAGCGTTTACAACCGCTTCTCTCTGTGGCTCGTTAAGACTATTTAAATAATCCATAATTAAATTTCATCTAACCTTGATCTATCATCTACAAAGTTAAAAGCTTATTTCTATTTTTTGATAATCTAGAGGAAAAGCTTTAGGATAAAATCTATTTTAAATAGAATCATAAAGGAATGTAAGGAAATGTACAAGTTTGCAGAACTGCAAGTTTGTATTCACCGTATTATTAACATGGGGTATAGGTTTTTGTACTTAAGCAGTATAATTCAATCAAATTGAAAAAAAAAGAGCTGTATGCTTTGCATTTTTTAATGGGAATTAACAAATTAAATTAATGGATAACTGTTATTTATTTAATTTAAAATAGGATTTTATCTGTTTATGGAGCTGTAGATAAAGTTAGAGGTCATTATTGTTTCACCAAAACTACAATGCTATGGAATTTATTTTCGATTACAATCAGAAACAAGAAATAAGAAAAGGAGATATCCTTTTAGCAGAACCTTTTATGACTGACCCAAATTTTGAACGTGCTGTAGTCTTGGTCTGTGAACATAATGAGGAAGAAGGGTCCTTTGGGCTCGTTTTGAATAAACCTTCGGTGGTTCAAATGGAAGATATTTCGTTAAACTTGGCCAAAGAACATGAATTATTTATCGGAGGCCCAGTAGAGCAAGATACACTCCATTATTTACATACAATGTCAGATGTAAAAGGGGCTGTTAAGCTCAGAAATGGCGTTTATTGGGGAGGAGAATTTGAACACCTACAATTTATGGCAGAAAATGGATTCTTAACCACAGATAATTGTCGATTCTTTATGGGTTACAGCGGTTGGAGTCATTTACAGCTAAGAGATGAGCTAGAGAATAATTCTTGGATTGTTTCACATCAAGACCCATCAATTATTTTTAAAGAAGAAAGTGATACATTGTGGCAAAGTGTTCTCAAAAATATGGGAGGAAAATATAAAGTACTTTCCAATTACCCGAGAGATCCAAGATGGAATTAAAATATTAGACTATAAATTAGAATAGAAAAACTGACCCTAGGTCAGTTTTTTTGTTTAAAAATAGAAGGTATCTCAAATTAGATAGATTAATTTGAGGTTTGAAGCTGAAAAATTTGGTTTGTTTAAAATGGAATTACGACATTTGAATACAAACGGGGAATGAATACCTTTTTGAACTTTAGCTTAATTATTTTTAGAAATTAAAGCATTCTAATTCATCGAGGTATAACATGACTTAATATCTATTCCCTAATCATTATGGTTAGGACTAAATAAATAGCATATGAGTACAAATCCTGAGGACGCACACCAACCTTCTGAGGAAGGAAATTCTAACAATCTTGACAATAACAAGATTGTTCCAGACGTAAACGATGGTTCTGAACAAAAAAATCAAGAAATGAGCGCAGAAGAAAAGACATTAGCGAACAAAGCTCAAGAAGCTGAAAACAACATCAAAGAAGAAGTTTCTACTGAAGAAACTACAAATGAAGTTGAAGACAAAGTGTTTGAAAATGAGATTGATTTCCACAAACTTTCGAAAGAAGAGTTGGTGAAAGTATCTCAAGAGTTGACAACTGTAAAAGATGTAGTTAAGGCGGAGCAGGTTGTAAAAGAAATTCGTGAGGTAATTGAGGATATCCGTAGAGAGGAGTCTGAAATCGCTAAAGCTAAGTTTCTGGAAGAAGGTGGTGATGAAGATGGGTTTGAGTATCGTGATAAAGATATCGATGCTTTCTTTACTAATTATAAAACGGTTAGATCTCGTAAAAAACAATATTTCGAAGATCTTCAATCAGCTAGAGATAATAACCTGAAAGCTAAAAAGAAGGTTATTAACGAAATCAATGAAATCCTAGATTCTTCGAATCAATCTGGAGCGATGGCTAAAGTTAAAGAGCTTCAGAAAAAATGGAAAGAAATTGGTGCTGTACCTCAAGCAGATGCTGATGATCTTTATAAAACATATCATGCACTTCTAGATCGTTTTTACGATAACATGAGTATTGAGTTTGAATTAAAAGAACTTGATCGTAAGAAAAATCTAGAGTTGAAGTTAGCGCTTTGTGAAAGAGCTGAATCTCTATTAGAAGAGGAAAATATTAATGAAGCAGTTACAAAATTGAATTTGCTTCATGATGAGTTTAAATCTATTGGTCCTGTTCCTAAAGAAGAACAAGATGCAGTTTGGGATAGATTTAAAAAGGCTTCTGATGTACTATATGACAAAAGAAGAGCTCATGCAGAAGAGTTTAAGAAAGTTCTCAACGAAAACATGCAGAAGAAACAAGATCTTTGTCTTCAAGTTGAGAAGGTTTCAGATTTTGACTCTGACCGTATAAAAGAATGGAATGAGAAAACGAAAGAATTGCTGGCTATTCAAGAAGAATGGGATAAAATTGGTCCTCTTCCAAGAGAAGTAGCTAAAGATATCAATAAGCAGTTTTGGGGTAACTTTAAATCATTCTTTGCTCGTAAGAATAAATTCTTTGAAAAGCTTGAGGCTTTCAGAGCTGAGAACTTAAAGAAGAAAGAAGAGCTAGTAGCTAAAGCTGAAGAGCTTAAAGATAGCGAAGATTGGAACACGACGACTAACGATCTGAAAAGACTACAAGAGGATTGGAAGAAAATTGGTCCTGTTCCTGAAAAATTCCGTGATTCAGTTTACGAAAAGTTCAAAGCTGCTTGTGATGTTTTCTTCGAGAGAAAAAGAAGCCAACGTAAAGAACAAGATAAAGAGTTCTTGGATAACTTGAAGAAGAAGGAAGAAATCATTCTTGAAATCAATACTTTGGCTAAAGAAGATGGAGATTTCAATATTGATTTGTTGAAAGAAAAAGTACAAGCTTTTATGGCTATTGGCTTTGTTCCTAGAAGAGACAAAGATGCGATCATGGATAAATTGCTCAATGCTTGCGAAACTTATCTTGATACTTCGTCTTTAGAAGGTGATGAAAAAGAAACTCAAAAGCTGAAATTCAAAGCTGATATCTTTAAATCTGTTCCTGGTGGAGGAAGATTTAAAAATCAAGAGAGTAAAGTTCGTAACAGAATTACAAATCTTGAGAATGATATTGCTTTATGGCAGAACAACCTTGCTTTCTTCGCTAATTCGAAGACAGCTGATAAGATGAGAGAAGAGTACAATGAGAAGATTTCTAAAGCACAGGCTGAAATCAAAGTACTTAAAGATCAATTAAGAATCATTAGAAGCATTGAGAACTAATTCTCAAAGGATATAAGATTTACAAAACGGTAAAGAAGCACTGCTTTTTTACCGTTTTTGTTTTTATATCACTTGTGCAATTTCATAGTAAAAAGTAAACTTCATAGAATGTAGTGAAGCGCTATTTTGAGAGAACTAAATAGCCAACTATGAAATCAACATTACTATCATTTATTCTTATTATTAACTCATTTTATTTAATTGCTCAACAATCCAAACTCTCCCCAAATGAATATGAAAGCAATAAAGTCATAGTAAAATACAAGGACTTCCCAAGTGATCATCAAGTAAGTTCTTTGTCATCAAGTAATAAAGGTGATTTTGCAATAAATTCTCAAAAGTCTTTCTTTCGTAATTCTGATAACTTAAGCAATTCTAGAACGCAAGAAAGTTTGCCTGAAGTTTATAAAATCTATGAACTAGAGATAGAAACATCGCTAGCCATTGAAGAGGTGATTCTAAAATTAATGGAAAATGAATCTATTGAGTATGCAGAGCCTGCATATACCTATGAACTCTTAGATACCCCAAATGACCCTTTGTACTCATCCCAACTTATGGCAGATTTATTCTCCATAGAAGGTGTATGGAAATTGACAAAAGGGGATAGTAACCTTGTGATTGGAATAATAGATACAGGGACAGAATTAGGGCATGAAGATTTAGCTAACAACCTTTATTTTAATCAGGCTGAGAAAGAGGGGCTGCCTAATGTAGATGATGATGGAAATGGTTATATAGATGATATTACAGGTTATGATTTTGCTGAAGAAGACAATGACCCAAGTATAGATAGAAGTACACATGGTTTGTCTGTTGCCGGAACAGCAGTTGCCATCTCGGATAATGGAGTAGGAATAAGTGGTGTAGCTCCTCTATGTAAATATATGCCTCTAAAAGTGGAGACTACATCGGGTTCTTTAATCAATATCTCTGAGGCTATGATCTATGCCGCTATGAATGGCTGTAAGGTGATTAACCTTTCGTTGGGTAGAGCTTTTAACCCTGCTCGTTATGAGCAAGAAATTATTAATTATTTGACCGAAACATACGATGTTTTATTTGTGGCTGCCGCAGGAAACAACTCAGCTAGTCATACTGATTATTACCCAGCTTCTTACGATAATGTATTATCTGTTACAGGTCTAAAGCAAAATTATAATAATCTTGATTATAAGTATAGTCATAAAATTGATGTAGCAAACCTTGGTAGTAATGTTCATGTAACAAGAGCGAATAATACCTATGGAACATCTGCCGGTACTTCATATGCATCTCCACTTACTGCAGGTGTTGCTGCTTTGATAGCTTCTTACGATAAGAGTTTGACAATGTCTCAAGTAGGAGAGTTAATTCGTACTACAGCAGATACATCTATCTATCAGAATTCTACAAACTCTTCTTTACAAGGATATTTGGGAAGAGGTTTTGTAAAACCGTTGAATGCTTTAAATAGATTAGATGAGGCTATTTCCGTAAGAATGGAGGATATTTCTGCATTTTCCTCAAGAGGAGATATTATTGAGTTGAATGATGAATTTTTTATAAATGGACAATTTAAAAATTATCTTAATTCAACTTCTAGTCAGTTGAATGTACAAATAGAGAGTAATTCTACAGCGTTTGAAATTTTGGAAGGTAATTTCAATATTGGAGCACTGAATGAATTAGAGAAAACAGAATTGGATCAAACTGTTTTCAAAATTAAATTGATTGAAGATGTATCTGAAGGTAGTCGATTCTCATTTAAGCTTATTTTTTCTGATCCTAATAATAATTATTACGACGAACAGTATTTCTACATCACTCCTAAAGAGTCTAAGATCTTACTCTATCTGAATAATTTTGCAGGATATTTTAAATCGGATGGATCACTTGGATATCCTTCAAGTTTCTATCATAAAAGTTCTGGCTATAGGCGTTTCATGTATCAGTTTTCAGCGGTTATTGCACAAGATGAAAATTCAGTATCAGATGCAATCAGAAATGAAGATGACTTATATGCAGATACAGATTTTTCTTCCAATCATTCTCCTTCATATTATGAAAGAGAGAATCATCGAGCTTCGGTTTATACTGCTTTCAATGATTACCAAAGAGGTTCAGAGACTTCTAATAATGTAGATGTAGAGTTAATAGCTTATGGAAATAAGGATGATGAAAAAGATGATTTTATTTTAATTGATTTGAAATTGACTAATACTTCAGATCAGACAATTGATTCTCTTTACGCAGGGATGTACATAGATTGGCTATTGAGTGGAAGTACAAGTGTTCGGAATACAGATGTTGCTTCATGGGATTCTAGTAAGGATTATGTATACGCTTATAATACAGGTATTTCTAAATATGCAGCTTTTAAGGTATTAAATGAGGATAGATTTTATAAATCATTTGATCAAGAAAGTGGAAATCAAGATATCGATTTATCAGATGGTTTTTCTGATTCAGAAAAGTTCTCATTAATGTCTGATCAAATAGATGATTCAGTCATTGGAGGTGCTAGTGGTGCCAATGTTGGGTCTATGCTTGGAGCAAAACTTTATGGTATTTCTCCTCAAGAGTCGCAAAGAGTTGTATTCATATTGGCTATAACCACAGTAAACAAAACGAAAGTTGAAGCTATTTTGGCTGAAGCAGAAGAGTTTGCTCAAGATTTTCTTAATCTACCATTTGCAGATACTTATTGGGATGGAACTCAGTGGGTCAATGGAACACCATCATCTGATAGAGTCGTAAGAATTGAACAAAACTCTCCCAATACATCTTTTTCAGCTAAGAAATTGATATTGGAATCAGATGTTTCATTGAATATTCCTAAAGGAGAAGAAGTTAGAATATCTGAATCAATAGTGAGTGATAACTCAAAAATAACTGGAGGTGGATCCTTGTATCTAACGAACCCGAATGGTGAAATAGAAGTAATAAACACCCTGAACATAAGTAATGTATTGGAGTTGGAAGCAAATACAACATTAAATACCAATTCAAACTTGAATTTTGAAGATGGAGCAGTCTTGTTACATGAAATTTCATCTCAAATTGAGGGGAATACCACATTTAAAAGAACTGGGCATGGGGAAGGTGTTAATGCTTATAATTATCTTTCTCTACCAGTAACAAGTCGAAATCTTCATGATAGTATTAGTAGTACCGATCGTTATTATTTTGATGAAGAAGGAACCGATGATGGTATAAATGATAACGGTAATGACCCAAGTTACACTCCAAATGATATGAGTGATGATGTTTGGAAGGTATTTAACGAGGGTAACCAATTAGAAATAGGTAAAGGTTTTATAGCGTCAGATATTGGAAATGTAAGTATTACAGGAGAGCCTATCACTGGGACTTACGCCGTCGGTGTTTCGTCTACGCAAACAGGGTTTAACCTACTTGGTAACCCATATATGGCGCCTATAAATGTAGAGTCATTTTTAACACACAGTGCAAACTCAGAGCTTGAAGGTTCAGTTTGGGTTTATACTTCAAATAGTGAAGGTAAAGGTTGCTATGATTGCTTTAATCTTCTAAATACGGGTGAGATACCAACTTTCCAAGGTTTCTTTGTGAAAGCAAATTCTGCTGGGGAGGTTGAGTTTACGAATGAAATGAAGGTAAGGTCAAGAGAATCAAACTCCTTAAAACGTGTCAATCACGGAGGTACTGGTTTTAGTATTTTCGAATTACATGTTGAAAAGCAAGATGGAATCTCCGATAAAGTGATATTGGGTTTTGATTATATTTTCTCAGAGAACTTTGATGAAAACTATGATGCGAGAAAACTTAGAGGAACACAAGATCTAGATGTTTTCATTGAGATTGATGAGGTAGAACATTCAATTGTAGCTTGGCCTCCAGTTGAAGATTTGAAGATTTTTAATCTAAATATTGAATCCGAAAGTGCTGAACAATTCAGCTTTCACTATACTGTGAGGGAAGATCACCTAGTACCAGAAGGGGTTTTTATCAAAGATAATGTAAATAATAGTTATACTCTTCTAGATGATAGCGAAGATACTTTTACAGTTGAAGTACTCGAAAATGATCCTCCGAATCGATTCCAATTATTGTTAGTCGAGAATCTTGATCAAATTTTGGCAGTCCAACAAGGTTTGGAAGAATTATTAGATATAAGAGTTGGGGCTAATCGAATAGTTTTAAGTGGTCAAATATTAACTCAAAACAGAGAACTTCAAGTTTCAGTATTTAACCTTCTAGGGCAAAAAGTAATGGCTAAAAAACTGTCTGATTCAAGTCTATCTTCAAGTGTTGATATAGACCATGATTTAAGAAAAAATCAACCATACATTTTGCAGATAGGTGTAGGGAACCAGTTTATTAATAAGAAAATTATTTTGAAGTAGATTATACTGAATGAAAAAGCCCTTGGTCTGTATATCAAACCAAGGGCTTTTTCTCTTTGTAATAGACTATTCTACTTTAGCTTTAGCCTTAATCACATCGATACCATTCAAAAGAAGTGTAGCAGAGGCTGGGTTAGTAGCCAATGGCACATCATAAAGGTCACACAATCTTAATAACATTTGTACATCAGGCTCGTGTGGATGTTTCCCTAGTGGATCTCTAAAGAATAATACCGCGTCAATATCTCCTTCAGCAACCATTGCAGCAATCTGTGCATCACCTCCCATTGGTCCTGATAGTTTAGCATCAACTTCAAGTCCAGCTTTTGCCAAATGACTACCTGTAGTTCCTGTAGCTACAATCTCTACACCAGTTAATTGGTCGATATGATCTTTAAAAAATCCAACCATCTCAGCTTTCTTACCGTCGTGTGCAATTATTGCAATCTTTTTAAAGCTTTCTCTCATGATTTTATTACTTAAAAGTTTTAGCTTAATCGATGCTAAAAATAGGGATATTATTTTTTAGCAACAATGAGATAATTACTACAAATTCTCAAAAAATGTCATTTTTTCTCCTTTTTACCCTTCAAATCTACTTTTTTAAAGCAAAGAGTTCTTTTCGACTTGAAAAAGTGTTTCAATCGGTTTCTCTTAAGTAAGAGTCTTAATGACTGATTCGCACATTAATTCTTTTCCAGAAAATAGTCTGAAGGAAACCTCTGCCAAATAAAAAGATAAGTAATGAAATCCATAAACCATGATTTGCATATTCTGGCTTTAGAATGAAATAAGGGATGAAGAAAAATATAATGGCAGATAAAACCATAGTAATCAACATTTCTTTTCCTGCTGTAGCACCGATATATACACCATCCCAAACATAGGATGCAAAACTTACAATGGGGATGAGAATAACCCATTTCATAAATGGCATGGATTGATTTATGATTTTCTCATTTGAAGTCAACAATCTTAAAATGTCGATTCCGAAAACATAATAAACTAAGCTGAATATAAGGCTAAGAATTGTTCCATAGATAAGCAGCTTTTTAATCAAGGTTTTAAGCTTGCTGAAGT
It encodes:
- a CDS encoding DUF349 domain-containing protein → MSTNPEDAHQPSEEGNSNNLDNNKIVPDVNDGSEQKNQEMSAEEKTLANKAQEAENNIKEEVSTEETTNEVEDKVFENEIDFHKLSKEELVKVSQELTTVKDVVKAEQVVKEIREVIEDIRREESEIAKAKFLEEGGDEDGFEYRDKDIDAFFTNYKTVRSRKKQYFEDLQSARDNNLKAKKKVINEINEILDSSNQSGAMAKVKELQKKWKEIGAVPQADADDLYKTYHALLDRFYDNMSIEFELKELDRKKNLELKLALCERAESLLEEENINEAVTKLNLLHDEFKSIGPVPKEEQDAVWDRFKKASDVLYDKRRAHAEEFKKVLNENMQKKQDLCLQVEKVSDFDSDRIKEWNEKTKELLAIQEEWDKIGPLPREVAKDINKQFWGNFKSFFARKNKFFEKLEAFRAENLKKKEELVAKAEELKDSEDWNTTTNDLKRLQEDWKKIGPVPEKFRDSVYEKFKAACDVFFERKRSQRKEQDKEFLDNLKKKEEIILEINTLAKEDGDFNIDLLKEKVQAFMAIGFVPRRDKDAIMDKLLNACETYLDTSSLEGDEKETQKLKFKADIFKSVPGGGRFKNQESKVRNRITNLENDIALWQNNLAFFANSKTADKMREEYNEKISKAQAEIKVLKDQLRIIRSIEN
- a CDS encoding S8 family serine peptidase codes for the protein MKSTLLSFILIINSFYLIAQQSKLSPNEYESNKVIVKYKDFPSDHQVSSLSSSNKGDFAINSQKSFFRNSDNLSNSRTQESLPEVYKIYELEIETSLAIEEVILKLMENESIEYAEPAYTYELLDTPNDPLYSSQLMADLFSIEGVWKLTKGDSNLVIGIIDTGTELGHEDLANNLYFNQAEKEGLPNVDDDGNGYIDDITGYDFAEEDNDPSIDRSTHGLSVAGTAVAISDNGVGISGVAPLCKYMPLKVETTSGSLINISEAMIYAAMNGCKVINLSLGRAFNPARYEQEIINYLTETYDVLFVAAAGNNSASHTDYYPASYDNVLSVTGLKQNYNNLDYKYSHKIDVANLGSNVHVTRANNTYGTSAGTSYASPLTAGVAALIASYDKSLTMSQVGELIRTTADTSIYQNSTNSSLQGYLGRGFVKPLNALNRLDEAISVRMEDISAFSSRGDIIELNDEFFINGQFKNYLNSTSSQLNVQIESNSTAFEILEGNFNIGALNELEKTELDQTVFKIKLIEDVSEGSRFSFKLIFSDPNNNYYDEQYFYITPKESKILLYLNNFAGYFKSDGSLGYPSSFYHKSSGYRRFMYQFSAVIAQDENSVSDAIRNEDDLYADTDFSSNHSPSYYERENHRASVYTAFNDYQRGSETSNNVDVELIAYGNKDDEKDDFILIDLKLTNTSDQTIDSLYAGMYIDWLLSGSTSVRNTDVASWDSSKDYVYAYNTGISKYAAFKVLNEDRFYKSFDQESGNQDIDLSDGFSDSEKFSLMSDQIDDSVIGGASGANVGSMLGAKLYGISPQESQRVVFILAITTVNKTKVEAILAEAEEFAQDFLNLPFADTYWDGTQWVNGTPSSDRVVRIEQNSPNTSFSAKKLILESDVSLNIPKGEEVRISESIVSDNSKITGGGSLYLTNPNGEIEVINTLNISNVLELEANTTLNTNSNLNFEDGAVLLHEISSQIEGNTTFKRTGHGEGVNAYNYLSLPVTSRNLHDSISSTDRYYFDEEGTDDGINDNGNDPSYTPNDMSDDVWKVFNEGNQLEIGKGFIASDIGNVSITGEPITGTYAVGVSSTQTGFNLLGNPYMAPINVESFLTHSANSELEGSVWVYTSNSEGKGCYDCFNLLNTGEIPTFQGFFVKANSAGEVEFTNEMKVRSRESNSLKRVNHGGTGFSIFELHVEKQDGISDKVILGFDYIFSENFDENYDARKLRGTQDLDVFIEIDEVEHSIVAWPPVEDLKIFNLNIESESAEQFSFHYTVREDHLVPEGVFIKDNVNNSYTLLDDSEDTFTVEVLENDPPNRFQLLLVENLDQILAVQQGLEELLDIRVGANRIVLSGQILTQNRELQVSVFNLLGQKVMAKKLSDSSLSSSVDIDHDLRKNQPYILQIGVGNQFINKKIILK
- a CDS encoding ATP-dependent helicase; the protein is MDYLNSLNEPQREAVVNAEGPMMIIAGAGSGKTRVLTYKIAYLMEKGVEPFNILALTFTNKAAREMRERIESVVGTEARNLWMGTFHSIFARILRYEADKLGYQSNFTIYDSDDSKSVIKSIIKEYKLDDKIYKPNGVLARISNAKNNLISWRGYANNSEYKLEDEASGRPKIADIFKEYALRCFKANAMDFDDLLYNTNVLLHKFPDVLNKYQQKFQYVMIDEFQDTNVSQYSITKKLAAVRQNICVVGDDAQSIYAFRGANIQNILNFEKDYPDLKVIKLEQNYRSSQNIVEAANSVIKHNQAQLKKNVWTSNDDGRLIDVIRATSDSEEAKLIATSIFEERMNNNLNCEDFAILYRTNSQSRSIEESLRKMNIPYRIIGGLSFYQRKEIKDMVAYLRFVINPADTEALKRIINYPKRAIGPTSVDKILVKASQENTTPWQIILNARRYFTGRLTTQLENFANMVQAFMLDVKNKDAFTAATSVAKGSGLLRELYDDKTVEGRVRYENLQELLNAVKAFVDDPEKEDKSLETFLQEVSLITSQDQSKEDSDAVTLMTIHMSKGLEYKHVYIAGMEENLFPSQMMLESRADLEEERRLFYVAITRAMSKLTLSYALQRYRFGKLIMCEPSRFLSEVDSKFLNVQKPVRRPSSFSEGQATSGRFGSFSKTESKSPTTNRNTFTSFSKKKDIPNLENFTPSNPAELRQGQNVLHKKFGKGTITAILEDGSDKRAKVNFDSEGEKTLILAFAKLMIMD
- a CDS encoding methylglyoxal synthase translates to MRESFKKIAIIAHDGKKAEMVGFFKDHIDQLTGVEIVATGTTGSHLAKAGLEVDAKLSGPMGGDAQIAAMVAEGDIDAVLFFRDPLGKHPHEPDVQMLLRLCDLYDVPLATNPASATLLLNGIDVIKAKAKVE
- a CDS encoding YqgE/AlgH family protein; translation: MEFIFDYNQKQEIRKGDILLAEPFMTDPNFERAVVLVCEHNEEEGSFGLVLNKPSVVQMEDISLNLAKEHELFIGGPVEQDTLHYLHTMSDVKGAVKLRNGVYWGGEFEHLQFMAENGFLTTDNCRFFMGYSGWSHLQLRDELENNSWIVSHQDPSIIFKEESDTLWQSVLKNMGGKYKVLSNYPRDPRWN